TCGTATCCAGCTCCCAGATTCAATCCTAAATCAATAGTTTTATAATTATCCTTAATATCTCCCTCTTCTGAGTGTCCTAAAATTGTTGCCTCACCTTTAGCACTCACTAAAATACCAATTTGCGGACCAGCCTCCAAATTAAATTTCTCAGCTACATAATACTTTGCCATTACCGGAACATTAATATATCCTAACTTAGTATTCAATTCTGCTGGATAGACATTATTATTATATTCAAAATCACCCTTTTCTTTTACTCCTTGAGCAGAATACAAAACCTCTGGTTGAATAAAAAATTTATCCGTAATTTTTATTTCTGCAAAGGCCCCTGCCTGAAATCCAACTTTAGAAGAAGCGTTTTCAACATCACCGGTTTGTGTACTAAGAGAAACTGCACCTTTTATTCCAAATTTCACTTCTTGAGCATTTGTAAAAGCAAATGCCATAACTGCCACAGCAGTCATAATAATTTTTTTCATTGTTTTATTTTTGGTTAATTAATGGTCAAATATAAAAATATACTTATTAAATAATTAGTTGTATTTTAACAAATAAAGCAGTAATTAGAGCCGTTATCTTACTAAATCCCATTCATTCACCACTATCATCAACATAATACATAAAAAAACCTTCCTGATTAAGGGAAGGTTTTAAAAATATTTTATCAAATACTAGAATTTGTACGCCAAAGACAATGCAAAATTACTGTTTTTAAAACTTGCATTATACAAATCAGGATATTGAGATTCATCAGAATTATCATTAACATCTGTTAAACCAATTGTGTAACGCACGCCTACAGAGATATCTTCTGTAAAATTATATCCACATCCTAAATTGAAACCAAAATCTGTTGATTTATAAAGATCACTAATGTCTTCGCCTCTGGCTTTTGCCGATAGTAAAAAACCAATTTGCGGTCCCGCTTCAACAGAAAATGCATCTGTTATGTAATATTTAGCTAAAACCGGAATATTTAAATAATTCACTTTGACGGTAGTATTAGAATCTCCGTCGAAACCTTCAATTGTTGTTCCTTGTGTAGAAAACAGAAATTCAGGCTGAATTGCAAATTTTTTAGCAACCTTTATTTCTGCAAAACCTCCAACATGAAAACCAATTAAAGACTTAACATCTTCCTCATAACCTGTAAAGTTTGAGACATTCAGTCCGGCTTTTATTCCAAATCTAGTTGACTGAGCGTTAGCAAATCCAAATACTATACATACCACAATTGTCAAAATAATTCTTTTCATCCCTTATAAATTAAAATTAAAGAAAAACACAATATCAAAATAACAGAATATTCCTATACAAATATAAAGATTTATCTTAAACTAAGTCTACTTATGTAATTAGTTTTCAACATCATACAAAACAAATAAAAAAACCTTCCTGATTAAGGGAAGGTCTTTTTAAAATATTTACAACAAGTGATTAGAACTTATATCCTAATGTTAAAGCTAAAACACTGTTTTTTGGACTATCAATATATTCATTAAAATCTTTAGCATCATAATCTCCAATATTTGATAAACCTAAAGTATAACGAAGATTCACAGAAACATTATCAGTAAAATTATATCCTGCACCAAAATTGAATCCTGTGTCTACAGACTTATAACCGTCTTTTGCATCGTGACCATCTTGTTTCGCTGATACTAAAAATCCTAATTGTGGACCTGCTTCAACTGTAAATTGTTTTGTGATATAAAATTTAGCCAAAACTGGAACATTTATGTAATTCAATTTACTATCAAACTTAGTCATACCTAATTCCTGTTTAGCGCCTTGAGTAGAAAATAAAACCTCTGGTTGAATAGCCAATCTTTCAATAACTTTAATTTCAGCAAAACCTCCAACCTGAAAACCAACTAAAGATTTAGCATTATAATTATATCCCTCGGCAAAAGTCGTAACGTTAAGACCTCCTTTTACTCCAAATCTAGTTTTTTGTGCATTAACAAATCCAAATACCATTACTGCCATTGCAGCTAAAATAATTCTTTTCATTTCTTTTTTATATAATTAATAAAATATACTATTTGTCCATAAAAAAACCCTCCTCATTTAGGAAGGTTTTAAAATATTTTTGACGACAAATTAGAATTTATACGCTAGAGATAACGCTAGGTTACTATTTTTTGCACTATCATAATAATCATCTGCATTATCGATATCTTTATCAGAAAGAGGAGATAAACCGATAGTATAGCGAAGACCTACTGAAAGATTATCAGTAAAATTATATCCAGCTCCTATATTAAAGCCAAGATCTGTTGATCTGGTAAAATCTTTAATATCGTCACCTTCTGCTTTTGCTGACAATAAAATACCTAATTGTGGACCCGCTTCAACACTAAATTTATTTTCAATAAAATAATACTTCGCCAATACTGGAATATTCAAATAATTCAGTTTGACATCACCATCATTTCCAAAAGGACCTTCAACTTTAGTACCTTGAGTAGAAAACAAAAGTTCTGGTTGAATAAAAAATTTCTCAACAACATGAATTTCTGCAAAACCTCCAACGTGGAAACCTATCAAAGATTTAGTATCATCAACATCTCCTCCAACTACAGTTGAAATATTTAAACCTCCTTTTACTCCAAATCTAGTTTTTTGTGCATTAGCAAAGCCAAATACCATTACTGCCATTGCAGCTAAAATAATTCTTTTCATTACAATTTGTTTAAGGGTTATAATAGTCAAATATAAAAATATACTTAATAAAAATTAATTTTTATTTTAACAAATATAGCAGTATCTAAAGCTTTCAACATATTTAAATAAAGCTAACCTATTAGTTTTCAAAAGATCAATAAATTATTATAGAACTTCTGTATATTTTAAATAAGGCTCAAAAAAATATTTATTAATCGAATTTATAATTGAATCCCAAGTTTACACAAGAAAGAGTTCCATTGTTCGAAATTCCTTTGTACGAAGTATATACTTCAATTTTTTTAGTCTGGAAACCAAATTTTGGCTGATATAAAAATCCTCCGTCTATATCTCCGTCAACATTTATTGCATAACCTAAATCTGCTCCAATAAAAAAATTATCTGCAATTGAATATTGTGCAGTTCCGGCAACTGGAATAAAACTTTGATTAGTACTTCTAATCATTTCATAGGCAACATTTCCAATATAAGCAGTATAATCTTTACCTATGTATGTTGTGTAACCTGTAGTTACTCCCGCGCTAAACTTATCAGCTACATTCCACAAATAAGAAACATCAGCACCTAAGTTTACAGAAAACAAATCAGAAGTGTTTCCTAATGGCAAACCAACGTGTGCTCCAACTTTAAAATGTCCGACTTGAGCATTTGCAAAACCAAACGTCATAACAGCGATTGTAGATAAAATAATTCTTTTCATTCTTTTTATTTTGGTTTAAATTAATTCTCAAATATAAAAATATCCTTATTAAAAATCACCTATTGTTTTATTAAATAAAATAATATATAAACTAAAACACCTACAAAATGAAACGTAACATCTAATTATTAACCCTATAAAAAACACAATTTATAACAATCGAATACCTTAATTACATAGTGATTACCAGCTAAGCCAAAAGCAATAAACATAAAAATAAACTTACCAAAATAAATTACTCATAAAACTTATATGAAATATTTTTCGTACTAAATATAAAGTTTTTATTGTAAAAAACAACAATAGCAACTTTCTTAAAAAGAGCCTTTTACCATACCAAAATATAAAAACATGAGAAATTTAGTAATTATTTAAACCAAAATATAAAACAATAAATTCCTAATTCTGTAGTTTTGAATAATAGATAACATTTAAAAAATACCACATTTTAAAAACATTTTTATGAAAAAAATAATTTTAGCAGCTGTATTGTTCATCGCAACATCAGCTACAATCCAAGCACAATTTGTACAAATCGGGGTTAAAGCGGGGGTTAACTTTGCTAACCAAACAGGAGGTTCTAGTTTTAATGGAATTTCTGTAGACAAAGAAGGAATTACAAGTTACCATGCAGGTCTTGTTGCAGAACTTAAATTATTAGAAAAATTCTCGATCCAGCCAGAACTTTTGTATACTACACAAGGAGCAACTTATAAAAATGCTGTTTCAGAATTTAAAAATGAAATGGGTTATATCGCTATTCCAGTAATGGCAAAAATCTATATGACTAAATCACTTAGCTTAGAACTTGGACCACAGGCTTCATTCCTGGTAAGCAATAAAAAAGAATTTGATGTTGCAGATCCAAAAACATTTGACTTCTCTCTTAATGCAGGTCTTGGACTAAAAGTAGTTGGAGGTCTTTTTGTTCAAGCTCGTTACGGAATAGGTTTGACAGAAATTTCAAAAGAAGCTGACTATAAGAACTCTGTATTCCAACTTTCAGCTGGATATATGTTCTAAAAATAAAATCACATACTTTTCTAAAAACCGTTCTATTAATTAGAACGGTTTTTTTATTTTTACACTTTAGTGAAATGTTTTCAGTAAAATGTAAAATGAATTCACATCACTTATAATTAAAATCAAAATATGAAAATCTGCATTATCAACGGACCCAATTTGAATCTTTTAGGAAAAAGAGAACCAGAAGTTTACGGAAGCCAAACCTTTGAAGATTACTTTGAAACGTTGAAGCAAAAATACCCAAACATCGAACTTTCCTATTATCAAAGCAATATTGAAGGCGAATTGATAGGAAAAATTCAGGAATGCGGTTTTACTTTTGATGGTATTATTCTAAATGCAGGCGCCTACACGCATACTTCTATAGGTTTAGGCGATGCTATAAAAGCGGTTACAACTCCGGTTATCGAAGTTCATATTTCGAATACTTATGCACGCGAAAGTTTCAGACATCAATCTTATTTGTCCGGAAATGCAAAAGGTGTTATTTTAGGTTTCGGTTTAAAAAGTTATGATTTAGCAATTCAATCTTTCTTGTAAGTCTTTTTTTAACAAATTTTTAATAAGCTCATTTTTAACTTATTCTATTTTTGTTAGAGAAACCACTTCCATGAGAAACTTTATTTTATCAGCCTTTTTATTTTTTTCGATTTCAAACTTTGCACAAATCAAAGGAACAATAACCGACGATAAAGGAAATCCATTGCCTTTTGTTTCAGTTTTTGAAGAAAACACTTATACCGGAACAACTTCTAACGAACAGGGAAAATATCAACTGAATGTAAAAGAGATTGGTAAAAACAAAATAGTTTTTCAATACCTGGGTTTTAAAACTCAAAAATCAACCGTTTCGTCAGATTCAAAAACAGTTACATTGAACATTGTAATGCAGGAAGAAAGCTTTGCATTAAATGAAGTCGTAATTGATCCCAAAAATAATCCTGCCAACGCAATTATAAAAAGTGCAATAGCAAACAAAAAAGACAATTCTGAAAAAACGGCACGATACATCGCTGATTTTTATTCGAAAGGAATGTTCAAGATAAAAGATCTTCCTAAGAAAATAATGGGAATGAAAGTAGATATCGGCGACGAAATGGCTTCAAATTTAGATTCAACCGGAACAGGTATTTTATATTTATCAGAGACAATTTCTAAGATATCTTTTGAAAAACCCGGAAAACTAAAAGAGAAAATCATTGCTTCTAAAATTTCTGGAAACAATAAAGGATTCAGTTATAATACTGCCACTTTATCTACTTATGATTTCTATGACAACACATTAGAATTCAACATTAACCTCATCTCTCCTATCGCTGATAATGCCTTCAATTACTACAAATACAAACTTGAAGGAACTTTTTTTGACGATAATAATCAACAGATTTATAAAATAAAAGTAACACCAAAACGCGATAAAGAACCAGTTTTCGAAGGTTACATTTACATTGTTGATGATAGTTTTGCAATTTATGCTGTCGATTTAGACATAAAAGGTTATCGAATGAAAAACGAATTTACTGAAGTAATGAATCTAAAACAGAGCTTTAGTTATAATGTAAAAAATAAAATCTGGTCAAAAAACGCTCAAACTCTTTCTTTTAATGCAGGTGCTTTTGGAGTAAAGTTCTCCGGAAAATTCAATTATGTTTATTCGAATTATGAATTTCCGGCTTCTTTCGAAAAGAAAACTTTTGGAAATGAAATCGTAGCTTTTGAAACTGACGCAAATAAAAAAGATGATGCTTTTTGGAATCAAATCCGTCCAATTCCTTTGACAATTGAGGAAAGCAATGATTATACTAAAAAAGACAGCTTACAAACCATTAGAAAATCCCAGAAATACACTGATTCGATAGATGCCAAAAACAATAAGTTTAAAGTTACGGACATCATAATGGGTTATGAATATAAAAATACTTTCAAGAAACACTCTTTTGAATATAAAGGTTTATTGAATCTTTCGTCTTTAAGTTTTAATACCGTTCAAGGATTTAATCTTGATTCTGGTTTTTCATTTAAAAAATGGAATGAAGAAAAAGGAACATCTACTTCTATAAGTACAACTTTTAATTACGGTTTCTCTGATGAGCGTTTTCGTGTTACGGGCGAGTTCAGTCACAAATTCAATAATATAAATTATGCTACAATTTGGGCTTCAGGCGGAACAAAAGTCGCTCAATTTAATAGTGCTCAACCAATAAGCAACTTTGTCAATTCTATAAGTTCATTGTTTTTCAAAGACAATTACATGAAACTTTACAATTTAGAATTTGCTCAGATCAATTATTCGCAAGACGTTGCAAACGGAGTAAATTTGAATGCTAAAGTTGGTTATGAGCAGCGAAAACCTCTTTTTAATACTACGGATTATTCGTTCTTTAAAAGAGACGATATCTATTCTTCAAACAATCCGTTGGCTCCAAATGACTTTGTAACTCCGGCTTTTGATCCGCATCACTTGTTTAAAGCAGCTTTATCGGCGCGAATTAATTTTGGAAATAAATATATTTCTCGTCCTGACGGAAGATATAATTTTAAAAATGATAAATATCCAACGCTCTTTTTAGCTTTTGAAAAAGCTTTTGCCGCTAGTGAGAAAAAATATGAATTCGTAAGAATTGGCGCTTCTGTTCAATATGACTTATCGTTAGGAAATAAAGGAATTCTTGGAATGAATTTTAGAGGTGGAAAATTCTTCAATGCCGAAAATATTTCTTTCATAGATTACAGACATTTTAACGGAAACCAGACTCATATTGGAACAACTGATCGTTATCTGAATGTTTTTAACTTAATGCCATATTATGCCAATAGTACAAATGACAGCTATTTTGAAATGCATTTAGAGCACAACGACACGGGATTTATTATGAATAAAATTCCGTTGTTGAATCTCTTGAAATCTACAATGAATTTAGGATTTCATTCCCTTGCTATTCCAGACAGAAAGCCCTATTCTGAATTTACTGTTGGTTTGGATAATCTGGGTTTTGGAAAGTTTAAATTCTTCAGAGTAGATTATGTTCATTCTTATCAAGGCGGAATCCAACAAAATGGCGTTGTGTTTGGCTTGAAGATTTTGAATGTGTTAGATTAAGTTACTAAGGTTCTGAGTTGCTAAGTTTCTAAGTTAAAATTCTTTTTGGGGTCTCTCCCAAAGAATTAGAACGCTCAAACTAACAATTATATCAATAAAAAAATCCGTTTACTCTCTTAAAGAATAAACGGATTTTTAAATTTAAAACTTTAACAAAGATTCACAAAGAATAGAAACCTTAGCACCTCAGTACCTTTGAACCTTTGTACCTTCTTTTAGTGATAATCATCTGGCTCGATATGAATCAGGACATTTCCTAATTGAGGTATTTTTTCTTTTAATTTATCTTGAAGTTTGTGAGACAAATCGTGTCCTACTTTCACTGATATTTCGGCTGAAACTATAGCGTGAAGATCAACATGATATTTCATTCCCGCTTTACGAATAAAACATTTCTCGGTTCCCAGAATACCTTCAACTGTCAAGGCGACCACTCTAATTTCTTCGACCAAATCATCATTTAAATTCTCATCCATGATTTCGCCAAGCGCAGGTCTGAATATTTTATAGCTATTATATAAGATAAAAAAAGCAGCAAAAAGTGCCGCCCAATCATCTGCAGATTCATAACCTTTGCCCATAATCAGCGCGATCGAAATCCCGATAAATGCTGCTATCGAAGTAATTGCATCACTACGATGGTGCCAGGCATCTGCTGCAAGGGAAGAACTATTAGTCTCTCTGCTACGTTTCATTACCAAACGATATGAATATTCTTTCCAGACAATAATTGCGCCCAGAATATATAAAGTCCATGATTTTGGTAATCCGTGTGGTGTTTGAATGTTGGCAATACTTTCATAACCAATAATAGTTGCTGAAGTAATTAAAAATCCAACAACCAAAAAAGTAATTAAAGGTTCTGCACGTCCGTGTCCATAAGGATGATTTTCATCTGCAGGTTTATTAGAATACTTGATTCCGAATAAAACCAAACAGGACGAAAATATATCTGCAGTCGATTCTATCGCATCTGCAATTAAGGCGTAAGAATTGCCAAAAAAACCTGCCAAGCCTTTTATCAAGGCTAAGCAGGTGTTTCCAACTATACTGAATATAGTAGCTTTTACAGCTTTTTGTTCATCTGTCATTATGAGATTTTATTTACGCTCTCACGATTTTTGCACCAATTGCTCTTAAACGTTCGTCGATACGCTCGTATCCACGGTCAATTTGTTCTATATTTTGAATTGTACTTGTTCCTTTTGCTGAAAGTGCTGCAATTAATAATGAAATACCAGCGCGAATATCCGGTGATGACATTGTTGTTGCTTTTAGTTGAGATTCGAAATTATGTCCCATAACCACAGCTCTGTGCGGATCACATAACATAATTTTTGCTCCCATATCAATTAATTTATCTACGAAAAACAAACGGCTTTCGAACATTTTTTGGTGAATCAAAACATCACCTTTTGCTTGTGTTGCCACAACCAAAACGATACTCAATAAGTCAGGCGTAAATCCTGGCCAAGGTGCATCTGCAATTGTTAAGATAGAACCATCAATATCAGTTTTTACTTCGTAACCGTCTTTGTGAGCAGGAATGTAAATATCATCTCCGCGTTTCTCGATCGTAATACCTAATTTTCTAAATGTATTTGGAATCAAACCTAAGTTTTCCCAACTTACATTTTTGATCGTGATTTCGCTTTTTGTCATAGCCGCAAGACCAATCCAAGAACCAATTTCGATCATATCTGGAAGAATTGTGTGCTCGCAACCTCCAAGGCTTTCAACACCTTCGATAGTCAATAAATTTGAACCAACTCCGGTGATTTTAGCTCCCATAGAGTTCAACATTTTACACAATTGTTGCAAGTAAGGCTCGCAAGCTGCATTGTAAACTGTTGTTGTTCCTTTTGCCAAAACTGCAGCCATAACAATGTTTGCTGTTCCGGTAACTGATGCTTCATCAAGCAACATATCTGTTCCTGTAAGTCCGCCTTCTGGAGATTCTACTCCGTAAAAGTGATCTTCTCTATTGTATCTGAATTTTGCTCCAAGGTTAATAAAACCTTCAAAGTGTGTGTCTAATCTACGACGACCAATTTTATCTCCTCCCGGTTTTGGAATATATCCTTTTCCGAAACGTGCCAATAATGGTCCAACAATCATAATAGAACCACGAAGCGCTCCACCTTCTTTTTTGAAAGCTTCGGTTTCTAAATATCCAACATTAACTTCATCTGCCTGAAACGTAATCGAACCCGGTTCATTGCGTTGAATTTTTACTCCTAAATTACCCAACAATGTGATTAATTTATTGATGTCAATAATATCGGGAATATTATTAATTTTCACTTTATCCCCCGTTAGAAGCACGGCGCATAAAATTTGTAACGCCTCATTTTTTGCTCCTTGCGGAGTGATTTCTCCTTTTAAAGGAGTTCCTCCTTCGATTTTAAAAATTCCCATAGATCTCTTTTAGGTTCTGAGGTTCTGAGATTCTGAGGTTCTAAGCTAAATATCTTAGCATCTTAGTTCCTTAGCATCTTAGCTCCTTTCTTTATTTACTTTTGATTATTTTTCTGAAAAGGTTTTGGTTTCCCCGGACCTTTATTGTTTTTGTTACTTTGAATTTTCGGTTGTCCCGGTGGTGTAATTTTGTTTGACATACGTTTGTTTGTACGCAATAAATCAGTTGTGTTTAAAAGCTCTTCTGTGCTTTGCAACAAATTGATTTTTCCTCCAGACAATTCATATAAATGTTCAAAAATAACATCGTCTTTTACCGTGTCTTTATTCCAGCTTAAATAGGACTTTTTCATATGATTGGCGATTACCAATACCAATGCATTTTTCATTTCGCCTTCCTGCCATTTATTGGCAACATCAATCATATATTTGATGTTATTACCATAAAATCTGTATTTAGGGAAGTTTTGTGGATATTGTAATACATCTGGTTTTAGCTGCAATACATCACGAGACGGAATTGGATATGGAGATTCTACATCTAATTTAAAATCAGACATAATAAAAAGCTGATCCCATAATTTGTGTTGAAAATCCGGCACATCACGCAAATGAGGATTCAAACTTCCCATAACCTGAATGATGTATTTCGCAGCTTTGTTGCGCGTTTCAGCATCTTCAATATGAGTAGCCTGATCGATCAGTTTTTGCAAATGACGACCATATTCTGGAATGATTAAACGTTGTCTTTCAGAATTATATTCTAAATTAAAAACAACATCATTCGCGACTTCTTTTTTATATTTTTCGTTCATAAGTTATAATGAAACTATACCTTCTATGGTAGAAACTTCTTTGTATTTGCCAATCACTTCGTCAGCACTATGCATGGTAACATCTACAGAAACACTGGTAAATTTACCTGTTTTCGATTTTGTAGTTTTAATAACCGCGCCCATGCTGTCAAAAGCTTTTTCAACTCGCTCTACATTATCGTCTACTGTAGGCACAATGAATTTATACAAGTATTCTGCTGGCCAAGTATTTGAATTATCTAACTCAACCTTTAATCTTTCGTAAAATTCGGCGGTGTTTTTTTCTTTATCGTTCTCCATTCGTAATTAAAAATAAACGCAAATATACGGTTTTGATTTCAGATTTTAGATTTTAGATTTTAGATTTTTTTCAGGCTTAAAACTTTGTTTTAAAGCAGCAAAGAAAAAAGCGTTGTAACTTTATTCCTTTGTCAAATTTCCTCTTATATTTGAGAAAAGAATGCAACGAAATCTCTCGCAAAGTCGCAGAGTCGCAAAGTTTTTAAACTTAGAACGTTTTCTTTGCGACTCTGCGACTTTACGAGATTAAAACACAATTCCATGAAAAAAATCATCATCTTCCTTTTTACTATTCTCACTTTTCAAAATATTCAGGCACAGGAAATAAAAACAATGACTTATTTTCAGAATGATACTATCAAACTGGATCTGGATTTGTATTTACCACAGAAAAAACAAATGAAAAAATTCCGTTAATCATTTTCGCTTTCGGCGGAGGATTTTCTGGCGGAGAACGTACTAGCGAAAAAGATTTTGGAATGTTTATGGCAAAAAACGGTTACGCTGTCGCAAGTATTTCGTACAGTTTATATATGAAGGGAAAAGATTTTGGCTGTAAAGGAACTGTAACCGAAAAAATAAAAGCAATCCAGATTGGTGTGAGCGATATGTGGCAAGCGACTTCGTTTTT
This genomic window from Flavobacterium sp. 9 contains:
- a CDS encoding porin family protein, which translates into the protein MKKIIMTAVAVMAFAFTNAQEVKFGIKGAVSLSTQTGDVENASSKVGFQAGAFAEIKITDKFFIQPEVLYSAQGVKEKGDFEYNNNVYPAELNTKLGYINVPVMAKYYVAEKFNLEAGPQIGILVSAKGEATILGHSEEGDIKDNYKTIDLGLNLGAGYDFTENLSAGLRYTLGLSNVAGDDFDDNVNAKNSVFALSLGYKF
- a CDS encoding porin family protein; protein product: MKRIILTIVVCIVFGFANAQSTRFGIKAGLNVSNFTGYEEDVKSLIGFHVGGFAEIKVAKKFAIQPEFLFSTQGTTIEGFDGDSNTTVKVNYLNIPVLAKYYITDAFSVEAGPQIGFLLSAKARGEDISDLYKSTDFGFNLGCGYNFTEDISVGVRYTIGLTDVNDNSDESQYPDLYNASFKNSNFALSLAYKF
- a CDS encoding porin family protein, which produces MKRIILAAMAVMVFGFVNAQKTRFGVKGGLNVTTFAEGYNYNAKSLVGFQVGGFAEIKVIERLAIQPEVLFSTQGAKQELGMTKFDSKLNYINVPVLAKFYITKQFTVEAGPQLGFLVSAKQDGHDAKDGYKSVDTGFNFGAGYNFTDNVSVNLRYTLGLSNIGDYDAKDFNEYIDSPKNSVLALTLGYKF
- a CDS encoding porin family protein, giving the protein MKRIILAAMAVMVFGFANAQKTRFGVKGGLNISTVVGGDVDDTKSLIGFHVGGFAEIHVVEKFFIQPELLFSTQGTKVEGPFGNDGDVKLNYLNIPVLAKYYFIENKFSVEAGPQLGILLSAKAEGDDIKDFTRSTDLGFNIGAGYNFTDNLSVGLRYTIGLSPLSDKDIDNADDYYDSAKNSNLALSLAYKF
- a CDS encoding porin family protein yields the protein MKKIILAAVLFIATSATIQAQFVQIGVKAGVNFANQTGGSSFNGISVDKEGITSYHAGLVAELKLLEKFSIQPELLYTTQGATYKNAVSEFKNEMGYIAIPVMAKIYMTKSLSLELGPQASFLVSNKKEFDVADPKTFDFSLNAGLGLKVVGGLFVQARYGIGLTEISKEADYKNSVFQLSAGYMF
- the aroQ gene encoding type II 3-dehydroquinate dehydratase, whose product is MKICIINGPNLNLLGKREPEVYGSQTFEDYFETLKQKYPNIELSYYQSNIEGELIGKIQECGFTFDGIILNAGAYTHTSIGLGDAIKAVTTPVIEVHISNTYARESFRHQSYLSGNAKGVILGFGLKSYDLAIQSFL
- a CDS encoding DUF5686 and carboxypeptidase regulatory-like domain-containing protein, with protein sequence MRNFILSAFLFFSISNFAQIKGTITDDKGNPLPFVSVFEENTYTGTTSNEQGKYQLNVKEIGKNKIVFQYLGFKTQKSTVSSDSKTVTLNIVMQEESFALNEVVIDPKNNPANAIIKSAIANKKDNSEKTARYIADFYSKGMFKIKDLPKKIMGMKVDIGDEMASNLDSTGTGILYLSETISKISFEKPGKLKEKIIASKISGNNKGFSYNTATLSTYDFYDNTLEFNINLISPIADNAFNYYKYKLEGTFFDDNNQQIYKIKVTPKRDKEPVFEGYIYIVDDSFAIYAVDLDIKGYRMKNEFTEVMNLKQSFSYNVKNKIWSKNAQTLSFNAGAFGVKFSGKFNYVYSNYEFPASFEKKTFGNEIVAFETDANKKDDAFWNQIRPIPLTIEESNDYTKKDSLQTIRKSQKYTDSIDAKNNKFKVTDIIMGYEYKNTFKKHSFEYKGLLNLSSLSFNTVQGFNLDSGFSFKKWNEEKGTSTSISTTFNYGFSDERFRVTGEFSHKFNNINYATIWASGGTKVAQFNSAQPISNFVNSISSLFFKDNYMKLYNLEFAQINYSQDVANGVNLNAKVGYEQRKPLFNTTDYSFFKRDDIYSSNNPLAPNDFVTPAFDPHHLFKAALSARINFGNKYISRPDGRYNFKNDKYPTLFLAFEKAFAASEKKYEFVRIGASVQYDLSLGNKGILGMNFRGGKFFNAENISFIDYRHFNGNQTHIGTTDRYLNVFNLMPYYANSTNDSYFEMHLEHNDTGFIMNKIPLLNLLKSTMNLGFHSLAIPDRKPYSEFTVGLDNLGFGKFKFFRVDYVHSYQGGIQQNGVVFGLKILNVLD
- a CDS encoding cation diffusion facilitator family transporter, whose translation is MTDEQKAVKATIFSIVGNTCLALIKGLAGFFGNSYALIADAIESTADIFSSCLVLFGIKYSNKPADENHPYGHGRAEPLITFLVVGFLITSATIIGYESIANIQTPHGLPKSWTLYILGAIIVWKEYSYRLVMKRSRETNSSSLAADAWHHRSDAITSIAAFIGISIALIMGKGYESADDWAALFAAFFILYNSYKIFRPALGEIMDENLNDDLVEEIRVVALTVEGILGTEKCFIRKAGMKYHVDLHAIVSAEISVKVGHDLSHKLQDKLKEKIPQLGNVLIHIEPDDYH
- the murA gene encoding UDP-N-acetylglucosamine 1-carboxyvinyltransferase, with protein sequence MGIFKIEGGTPLKGEITPQGAKNEALQILCAVLLTGDKVKINNIPDIIDINKLITLLGNLGVKIQRNEPGSITFQADEVNVGYLETEAFKKEGGALRGSIMIVGPLLARFGKGYIPKPGGDKIGRRRLDTHFEGFINLGAKFRYNREDHFYGVESPEGGLTGTDMLLDEASVTGTANIVMAAVLAKGTTTVYNAACEPYLQQLCKMLNSMGAKITGVGSNLLTIEGVESLGGCEHTILPDMIEIGSWIGLAAMTKSEITIKNVSWENLGLIPNTFRKLGITIEKRGDDIYIPAHKDGYEVKTDIDGSILTIADAPWPGFTPDLLSIVLVVATQAKGDVLIHQKMFESRLFFVDKLIDMGAKIMLCDPHRAVVMGHNFESQLKATTMSSPDIRAGISLLIAALSAKGTSTIQNIEQIDRGYERIDERLRAIGAKIVRA
- a CDS encoding DUF4290 domain-containing protein, with the protein product MNEKYKKEVANDVVFNLEYNSERQRLIIPEYGRHLQKLIDQATHIEDAETRNKAAKYIIQVMGSLNPHLRDVPDFQHKLWDQLFIMSDFKLDVESPYPIPSRDVLQLKPDVLQYPQNFPKYRFYGNNIKYMIDVANKWQEGEMKNALVLVIANHMKKSYLSWNKDTVKDDVIFEHLYELSGGKINLLQSTEELLNTTDLLRTNKRMSNKITPPGQPKIQSNKNNKGPGKPKPFQKNNQK
- a CDS encoding DUF493 family protein; translated protein: MENDKEKNTAEFYERLKVELDNSNTWPAEYLYKFIVPTVDDNVERVEKAFDSMGAVIKTTKSKTGKFTSVSVDVTMHSADEVIGKYKEVSTIEGIVSL